The following proteins are co-located in the Brachybacterium sacelli genome:
- the mobF gene encoding MobF family relaxase has product MTVSMRVMSAGDGYKYLLRSVAAADGDRSLSTPLTRYYAEEGTPPGQWLGSGVASLGKGQLSVGDRVSEAQLQLLMGMGRDPITGDPLGLAFPAYKSVSERIEARIADLNAGLSPGAKGEAVAQIETEESARGTRQAVAGFDFTFSIPKSASALWAVADAGTQALIGEAHHRAVAEMVAFMEREVAATRTGATAGDGAVAQVDVTGLVATAFDHFDSRAGDPHLHTHVVISNKVKTTLDGKWRSLDGRPMHAAVVALSELHAAVFADQMTRTFGVEWEARDMGRDRNPAWAIASVPEKLVVEFSTRARHIDVEKNRLIAAYVAKHGHQPSTATIIKLRAQATLATRPEKEVRSLADLTSEWRSRATTVLGQDATAWARAVADNAAPLLLRADDVPLDVIAELGESVVSVVGEKRSTWRRWNLMAEASRQTMGWRFASMRDREAIVGMVADAAEGVSLQLTPPDLATSPVTFRRVDGTSVFRPRHSTVFSSEELLAAEDRLLDRARTLTAPTVPLATVEKITSRPDAEGRMLGEDQADALMKVAVSGRMLDVLVGPAGAGKTTAMSALRRAWEKEHGAGSVVGLAPSAVAAQVLAEDLGIATENTAKWWQNHLTRGETFESGQLVIIDEASLAGTLSLDRLTHLAERAGAKVLLVGDFAQLQSVDAGGAFGLLVNDRDDAPELVDIHRFVNTWEKTASLSLRHGRTQVIDTYLDHGRIRDGDAEAMTDAAYAAWRADRNAGLVSVLIAETRDDVTTLNQRARADLILDGTLTPGREVELNGGTAAGVGDTIITRRNDRRLRNSKEWVRNGDTWIITNVRDDGSVTMRKTGRRFGGSILLPASYVATHVDLGYAVTAHRAQGVTVDTAHVLVEPATARENFYVAMTRGKHANRAYVILDRADEHANPHPGDNPEATGRSVLFGVLQHVGAELSAHETITAEHERWGSIAQLAAEYETIAASAQRDRWATLIRGSGLTVEQADAAVESEAFGALTAELRRAEANHHDLDTLFPRLVAARGFADADDIASVLHYRVARATVRPAGSGRTRKTPRLIAGLIPSADGPMTRDLRQALDERRELIEARAEAVLDTARDAGEAWTQPLGEPPQDPRKTVTWQRHARTIAAYRDRYGIADDTPLGPAPENAAQKIDAARARSALARAEEAARQPAGATELRPIERTSPERSL; this is encoded by the coding sequence ATGACGGTCTCAATGCGGGTGATGAGCGCTGGCGATGGCTATAAGTACCTTCTGCGCTCCGTCGCCGCCGCGGACGGCGATCGCTCACTGTCGACACCCCTGACGCGCTATTACGCGGAGGAAGGTACGCCGCCCGGTCAGTGGCTGGGCTCCGGTGTCGCCTCGCTCGGCAAGGGGCAGCTCTCGGTCGGTGATCGGGTGTCGGAGGCCCAACTCCAGCTCTTGATGGGGATGGGTCGCGACCCGATTACTGGCGACCCGCTCGGTCTGGCGTTCCCTGCCTACAAGTCGGTGTCCGAGCGGATCGAGGCGCGGATCGCCGACCTGAACGCGGGCCTGAGTCCGGGCGCGAAGGGTGAGGCGGTCGCGCAGATCGAGACCGAGGAGAGCGCGCGTGGGACGCGGCAGGCTGTGGCGGGGTTCGACTTCACGTTCTCGATCCCGAAGTCCGCCTCAGCGTTGTGGGCCGTTGCCGACGCCGGGACACAGGCGTTGATCGGGGAGGCGCATCATCGGGCGGTTGCGGAGATGGTTGCGTTCATGGAGCGAGAGGTTGCAGCCACCCGTACCGGCGCAACCGCCGGGGACGGGGCCGTTGCACAGGTCGATGTCACCGGGCTGGTGGCCACGGCGTTCGATCACTTCGACTCCCGCGCCGGCGACCCTCACCTGCATACCCACGTCGTCATCTCCAACAAGGTCAAGACGACCTTGGATGGAAAGTGGCGGTCTCTGGATGGGCGGCCGATGCACGCCGCCGTGGTCGCGCTCTCGGAGCTGCACGCGGCTGTGTTCGCCGATCAAATGACCCGCACGTTCGGCGTCGAGTGGGAGGCCCGGGACATGGGCCGTGACCGGAACCCGGCGTGGGCAATCGCGAGCGTGCCGGAGAAGCTGGTTGTCGAATTCTCCACCCGCGCCCGGCACATCGACGTCGAGAAGAACCGGCTCATCGCCGCGTACGTCGCCAAGCACGGACACCAACCGTCCACAGCGACGATCATCAAGCTCCGGGCACAGGCCACCCTTGCCACTCGGCCGGAGAAGGAGGTGCGGTCGCTGGCCGACCTCACCAGCGAGTGGCGCAGTCGCGCCACGACCGTTCTCGGTCAGGACGCCACCGCATGGGCACGCGCCGTCGCCGACAACGCGGCACCCTTGCTGCTGCGGGCCGATGATGTGCCGTTGGATGTGATCGCCGAACTCGGCGAGAGCGTCGTCAGTGTCGTGGGTGAGAAGCGGTCGACGTGGCGGCGGTGGAATCTGATGGCGGAGGCGTCGCGCCAGACGATGGGCTGGCGGTTCGCCTCGATGCGGGATCGGGAGGCGATCGTCGGGATGGTCGCCGATGCCGCCGAAGGCGTCTCGTTGCAGCTGACGCCGCCCGACCTCGCCACCAGCCCTGTGACGTTCCGCCGGGTGGACGGCACCAGTGTGTTCCGGCCTCGGCATTCCACGGTGTTCTCCTCCGAAGAACTCCTCGCGGCCGAGGACCGGCTGCTCGACCGCGCGCGCACCCTCACCGCGCCCACCGTCCCGCTGGCGACGGTGGAGAAGATCACGTCCCGCCCGGACGCCGAGGGGCGGATGCTTGGCGAGGACCAGGCCGACGCGCTGATGAAGGTCGCCGTCTCGGGCCGGATGCTCGACGTGCTGGTCGGCCCCGCCGGCGCGGGCAAGACCACGGCCATGTCCGCGCTGCGGCGGGCATGGGAGAAGGAACACGGCGCCGGGTCCGTGGTCGGGCTGGCGCCGTCCGCGGTCGCGGCGCAGGTGCTTGCCGAGGACTTGGGAATCGCGACGGAGAACACGGCAAAGTGGTGGCAGAACCATCTCACCCGTGGCGAGACGTTCGAGTCGGGTCAGCTCGTCATCATCGATGAGGCATCTCTGGCCGGCACCCTTTCACTGGATCGCCTCACGCACCTGGCCGAGCGGGCGGGAGCGAAAGTGCTGCTTGTTGGCGACTTCGCCCAGCTCCAGTCCGTGGACGCTGGCGGCGCATTCGGACTGCTCGTGAACGACCGAGATGACGCGCCCGAACTGGTCGACATTCACCGCTTCGTGAACACCTGGGAGAAGACGGCCTCACTGTCGTTGCGGCACGGGCGCACGCAGGTGATCGACACCTACCTCGACCACGGCCGCATCCGCGACGGTGACGCCGAGGCGATGACCGACGCTGCCTATGCCGCTTGGCGCGCCGACCGGAATGCGGGGTTGGTGTCGGTGCTGATCGCCGAGACCCGCGACGACGTCACCACCCTCAACCAGCGCGCCCGCGCGGACCTGATCCTCGACGGCACCTTGACACCGGGCCGGGAGGTGGAGCTGAACGGCGGCACCGCCGCCGGGGTCGGCGACACGATCATCACCCGCCGCAACGACCGCCGCCTCCGCAACAGCAAGGAGTGGGTGCGCAACGGCGACACCTGGATCATTACCAACGTCCGCGACGACGGCTCGGTCACCATGCGCAAGACCGGTCGCAGGTTCGGCGGCTCCATCCTCCTCCCGGCGTCCTATGTGGCTACGCACGTTGATCTCGGGTACGCGGTCACCGCCCACCGCGCCCAGGGCGTCACGGTCGACACCGCCCACGTTCTGGTGGAGCCGGCCACGGCGCGGGAGAACTTCTACGTCGCGATGACCCGCGGCAAGCACGCCAACCGGGCGTATGTGATCCTCGACCGGGCCGACGAGCACGCGAATCCGCATCCAGGTGACAACCCCGAGGCCACTGGTCGCTCCGTGCTGTTCGGGGTGCTCCAGCACGTGGGTGCCGAGCTGTCCGCGCACGAGACCATCACCGCCGAACACGAGCGCTGGGGCTCGATCGCCCAGCTCGCCGCCGAGTACGAGACCATCGCCGCATCCGCCCAGCGCGACCGCTGGGCCACCCTCATCCGCGGCTCCGGCCTGACTGTCGAACAGGCCGACGCCGCGGTGGAGTCGGAAGCGTTCGGGGCGCTCACCGCCGAGTTGCGCCGCGCGGAGGCCAATCACCACGACCTCGATACCTTGTTCCCGCGGCTGGTCGCCGCGCGCGGGTTCGCCGATGCCGACGACATCGCCTCTGTACTGCACTACCGCGTCGCTCGTGCCACCGTGCGCCCGGCAGGCTCGGGCCGCACCCGCAAGACGCCACGGTTGATCGCCGGACTGATCCCCTCTGCGGACGGCCCGATGACCCGCGACCTGCGGCAAGCCCTCGATGAGCGGCGCGAACTGATCGAGGCCCGCGCCGAGGCGGTCCTCGACACCGCACGCGACGCCGGGGAAGCCTGGACGCAGCCACTCGGTGAACCACCGCAAGACCCTCGCAAGACGGTGACGTGGCAACGGCACGCCCGCACGATCGCCGCCTACCGTGACAGATACGGCATCGCCGACGACACGCCACTCGGCCCGGCACCGGAGAACGCGGCGCAGAAGATCGACGCGGCTCGCGCAAGAAGCGCACTTGCGCGGGCAGAGGAAGCCGCTCGCCAGCCCGCGGGCGCCACCGAGCTCCGCCCGATCGAGCGGACCTCCCCCGAGCGGAGCCTGTGA
- a CDS encoding CBASS cGAMP-activated phospholipase: MAVVPASSTDPGGEMPSGPVYAPGRQDHPPTTSEPAPPSFDRFQILALDGGGAKALFTAHVLARLEQDLDVSIKDSFDLIAGTSAGGIVALALGAGLTPGEIVERYEELVKAVFPATRRRLWRRPRQLSAPIYDGDALRTALTTVLGERLLGDSAKRLLIPAWDVQRGAVHIFKTPHHTRLARDWRIPMVDIAMATSAAPLYFAAARVDGHRLIDGGVWANNPSVVAIAEAVSMLDVPLASIRVLNVGTIDQLTNHPKRLDRGGLFNWAKPIAPLILNAGSRGGQGIAEHLIGKDAYTRFDARVPGDLYALDSVDPDDIAGLAASVSRELSPVYTERFAAHRAAEYTPLIGDPHRGDPTSMSTAEVSDEAH, encoded by the coding sequence ATGGCTGTAGTTCCTGCAAGTTCGACCGATCCCGGAGGCGAGATGCCTTCCGGACCGGTCTACGCGCCCGGACGGCAGGACCATCCCCCCACGACAAGTGAGCCAGCACCCCCATCCTTCGATCGCTTCCAGATCCTCGCCCTCGATGGTGGCGGAGCCAAGGCACTGTTCACCGCTCACGTGCTCGCGCGCCTGGAACAGGACCTCGACGTCAGCATCAAGGACTCCTTCGACCTGATCGCTGGCACATCGGCGGGCGGGATCGTCGCGCTCGCGCTGGGTGCCGGTCTCACCCCGGGCGAGATCGTCGAGCGCTACGAAGAACTGGTCAAGGCAGTCTTTCCGGCCACGCGCCGGCGACTCTGGCGGCGGCCACGCCAACTCAGTGCGCCCATCTACGACGGCGATGCGCTGCGCACTGCCTTGACGACGGTGCTCGGCGAGCGGCTGCTCGGGGACAGCGCAAAGCGGCTGCTCATCCCTGCGTGGGACGTGCAACGGGGCGCCGTGCACATCTTCAAGACGCCACACCACACGCGGCTCGCCCGTGACTGGCGCATCCCGATGGTGGACATCGCGATGGCGACCTCGGCGGCGCCGCTCTACTTCGCGGCCGCGCGCGTCGATGGACACCGCCTCATCGACGGCGGCGTTTGGGCGAACAACCCCTCCGTCGTCGCAATCGCCGAGGCCGTGAGCATGCTCGACGTACCACTGGCCTCGATCAGGGTGCTCAACGTCGGGACTATTGATCAGCTCACGAACCACCCCAAGCGCCTCGATCGTGGCGGGCTGTTCAACTGGGCGAAGCCGATCGCCCCTCTCATTCTCAACGCCGGAAGCCGTGGCGGGCAGGGCATCGCTGAACATCTGATCGGCAAGGATGCCTACACCAGATTTGACGCACGGGTTCCCGGCGATCTGTACGCACTCGACTCGGTAGACCCGGACGACATCGCTGGGCTCGCCGCATCCGTCAGCCGCGAACTCAGCCCCGTCTACACAGAGCGGTTCGCGGCTCATCGCGCAGCCGAATACACGCCATTGATCGGAGACCCACACCGGGGCGACCCGACCAGCATGTCGACCGCGGAGGTCTCCGATGAAGCTCACTGA
- a CDS encoding SMODS domain-containing nucleotidyltransferase, with product MKLTDYFNVLLKDTVNLGQVRLDLLGSRVETVYKALKADEQIGHLIVGKTPQGSWAHKTIINPVGDNEFDADFMLDMSENPDWADDPKKYIEQVYAALHRHSTYGTMPHSRKCRCVRLVYANSMHLDIVPHLNLADGREVIVNRDDNDWELTDPEGFTDWMKNKDALAKGNLRKVIRLMKYRRDHKNSFTGTRSILLTTMLGEQVTELRTLLDPSYYSDVPTALLHIVKDLDAWLQANPGTAPVADPSGSGVYFGHRWGSDPEKAQATYTYFRDRIHVHASEIEEAYKEENKERSIELWQGIFGDGFKAPATSSSSAKFPAAAPAAASTVGRSGRAG from the coding sequence ATGAAGCTCACTGACTACTTCAACGTCCTGCTCAAGGACACCGTCAACCTCGGCCAGGTAAGGCTGGACCTCCTCGGCTCTCGCGTAGAGACGGTCTACAAGGCGTTGAAGGCCGACGAACAGATCGGACACCTGATCGTCGGCAAGACGCCCCAGGGCTCGTGGGCGCACAAGACCATCATCAACCCGGTCGGCGATAACGAGTTCGATGCGGACTTCATGCTCGACATGAGTGAGAACCCGGACTGGGCCGACGATCCCAAGAAGTACATCGAGCAGGTCTACGCGGCTCTGCACCGCCACAGCACCTACGGGACCATGCCGCACTCACGCAAGTGCCGATGCGTCCGACTCGTCTACGCGAACTCCATGCACCTGGACATCGTGCCGCACCTCAACCTTGCTGATGGGCGTGAAGTCATCGTGAACCGCGACGACAACGACTGGGAGCTGACCGACCCCGAGGGCTTCACGGACTGGATGAAGAACAAGGACGCGCTCGCGAAGGGCAACCTCCGCAAGGTCATCCGCCTGATGAAGTACCGGCGGGACCATAAGAACTCCTTCACCGGCACTCGGTCCATCCTCTTGACGACAATGCTGGGTGAGCAGGTCACCGAACTGCGCACGCTGCTTGACCCCAGCTACTACAGTGACGTCCCGACCGCCCTCCTGCACATCGTCAAGGACCTCGACGCTTGGCTCCAGGCGAACCCGGGCACCGCTCCTGTCGCCGACCCATCCGGTTCCGGTGTGTACTTCGGCCACCGATGGGGTTCCGATCCCGAAAAAGCGCAGGCAACCTACACCTACTTCCGGGACCGCATCCATGTCCACGCCTCCGAAATCGAGGAAGCGTACAAGGAGGAGAACAAGGAACGCAGCATCGAGCTATGGCAGGGCATCTTCGGCGACGGCTTCAAGGCCCCGGCCACCTCGTCCAGCAGCGCGAAGTTCCCGGCAGCAGCTCCCGCGGCCGCTTCCACCGTGGGGCGGTCTGGCCGCGCGGGATGA
- a CDS encoding ThiF family adenylyltransferase: MLASNLPFGAASTFALFLTLLDDPHLERAGGRSPQVSPQSPAFLTSLLASALRNADGTEQYFVLAVPHPAGGPHHLLGGRLPATTADALRRLAKTHGTAVNLDPAIINPDIPIEWCNMSDERQEVTTRRDDERPVNGFQGKTIHIWGCGGLGSWLAEFIARAGASAITVCDPGTITGGLLVRQNYTEADIGQTKADALATRLRAIRDNLTVTVTEGNVPDSVVSLSADLIIDATVSRSITTYLDTLAGEDRKALIAQVATDARTGTLGIANICAPGATCAPSEIDDQAGRSAAVDGGLELYHPLWEDAAEGDELIPTRGCSVPTFHGSAADLAAVAASLVNTIGLHLQQTEAAVSGTHLIALPHAPAGPRHHFLPAASNTCA, from the coding sequence ATGCTCGCGAGCAACCTTCCCTTCGGCGCGGCATCCACCTTCGCGCTGTTCCTGACGCTCCTGGACGACCCGCACCTTGAGCGCGCGGGAGGGCGATCACCACAGGTCTCACCGCAGTCGCCGGCGTTCCTCACATCTCTCCTCGCCAGCGCTCTACGAAACGCTGACGGCACCGAGCAGTACTTCGTGCTTGCCGTGCCGCACCCCGCAGGGGGACCGCATCATCTTCTCGGTGGACGCCTCCCCGCAACTACCGCCGACGCCCTGCGGCGTCTCGCCAAGACGCACGGCACCGCGGTCAACCTCGATCCCGCGATCATCAACCCCGACATCCCCATCGAATGGTGCAACATGTCCGACGAACGGCAAGAGGTCACAACCCGACGCGACGACGAGCGCCCCGTCAACGGCTTCCAAGGAAAGACCATTCACATCTGGGGTTGCGGCGGCCTGGGATCATGGCTCGCCGAGTTCATCGCACGTGCCGGAGCCAGCGCCATCACCGTCTGCGACCCCGGCACCATCACCGGCGGACTCCTCGTCCGACAGAACTACACCGAAGCCGACATCGGCCAAACGAAGGCCGACGCCCTCGCCACGCGCCTCCGCGCGATCCGGGACAACCTGACCGTCACCGTCACAGAAGGAAACGTCCCCGACTCAGTCGTCTCCCTCTCCGCGGACCTCATCATCGACGCCACCGTCAGTCGCAGCATCACCACCTATCTCGACACCCTCGCCGGCGAAGACCGCAAGGCACTCATTGCGCAGGTTGCCACCGACGCCAGAACGGGAACGCTCGGTATCGCCAACATCTGCGCGCCCGGCGCCACCTGTGCGCCGTCCGAGATTGACGACCAGGCAGGACGCTCGGCAGCGGTCGATGGTGGGCTGGAGCTGTACCACCCGCTCTGGGAGGACGCAGCCGAAGGCGACGAACTGATCCCCACCAGAGGATGCTCCGTGCCCACCTTCCACGGCTCGGCCGCAGACCTCGCAGCCGTCGCCGCGTCACTCGTCAACACAATCGGCCTGCACCTCCAACAGACAGAGGCAGCCGTTTCTGGAACCCACCTCATCGCTCTGCCACACGCGCCAGCCGGCCCGCGACATCACTTCCTTCCCGCGGCGTCGAACACTTGCGCATGA
- a CDS encoding sulfate permease, giving the protein MIRLIWTLSAHTRYYLRRYMPTNRLLDAIRRRRNLRWGIPTMLLAVPYLLIASICTNALDQGAPGWLHLVVLWSVWNAMKFIIMGPVSLVLLVRARVQEAVARRRARNRHGTPDHSVPQPPMTTGALL; this is encoded by the coding sequence ATGATCCGCCTCATCTGGACGCTCAGCGCTCACACCCGCTACTACCTGCGCCGCTACATGCCCACCAACCGGCTGCTCGACGCGATCCGACGCCGACGCAACCTGAGATGGGGCATCCCCACGATGCTCCTCGCAGTTCCCTACCTGCTGATCGCGAGCATCTGTACGAATGCCCTCGACCAGGGCGCCCCAGGCTGGCTGCATCTGGTCGTGCTCTGGTCGGTGTGGAACGCGATGAAGTTCATCATCATGGGTCCGGTCAGCCTCGTCCTCCTGGTCCGCGCCCGTGTCCAGGAAGCCGTCGCACGGCGTCGCGCACGTAACCGACACGGCACCCCCGACCACTCGGTGCCCCAGCCACCCATGACGACGGGAGCGCTCCTGTGA
- a CDS encoding helix-turn-helix transcriptional regulator, translating to MLARTHTIHSATGPVACDCVKLIFIRAGSAILLSEFGERPVNIGDVVVRGANTLCGSEPEGSITVTTLYLDRDYVIDQVFWQHAALLSDRLDAQDFAGDLYSEPAQILHLGQDRAGMLMPWLDELVALSLDGPSPERFCRLQALLFAVLDVVRPYVRTTPKRRSPTQRRATHPGTPSLRKFAPLRAEARQAVELLRGAPDRRWTLQELAAAVHLSSSQLGRVFVDAYGKTPITYLMTLRAEHLARLLRETDIPIEQAMREVGWHSRGHAARMFCQAVGVTPILYRQLSR from the coding sequence ATCCTCGCGCGAACGCACACGATCCACAGCGCAACTGGACCGGTTGCCTGCGACTGCGTGAAACTCATCTTCATCCGCGCAGGCTCGGCAATCCTGCTCAGCGAGTTCGGGGAGAGGCCCGTCAATATCGGCGATGTCGTGGTGCGGGGCGCAAATACGCTGTGCGGCAGCGAGCCGGAAGGCTCGATCACGGTCACCACGCTCTACCTGGACCGCGATTATGTGATCGACCAGGTGTTCTGGCAGCACGCGGCGCTGCTCTCCGATCGGCTCGATGCGCAGGACTTCGCAGGCGACCTGTATTCCGAACCCGCCCAGATACTCCACCTCGGCCAAGATCGGGCTGGGATGCTGATGCCCTGGCTCGACGAGCTTGTCGCGCTCAGCCTCGATGGGCCATCACCGGAGCGCTTCTGCCGGCTCCAAGCACTACTCTTCGCCGTGCTCGACGTGGTGAGGCCGTACGTGAGGACGACTCCGAAGCGGAGGTCTCCCACCCAACGGAGGGCCACTCACCCCGGTACTCCATCACTTCGCAAGTTCGCACCGTTGCGTGCCGAGGCACGGCAAGCCGTCGAGCTGCTCCGCGGTGCACCCGATCGGCGGTGGACGCTCCAGGAGCTTGCTGCCGCCGTGCACCTGTCGTCATCCCAGCTCGGCCGCGTGTTCGTCGATGCCTACGGCAAGACCCCCATCACGTACTTGATGACGCTCCGAGCCGAGCACCTGGCACGACTGCTGCGCGAGACCGACATTCCTATCGAGCAAGCGATGCGTGAGGTCGGCTGGCACAGCCGAGGTCACGCGGCCCGAATGTTCTGTCAGGCGGTCGGCGTCACGCCCATCCTCTATCGACAACTCAGCCGGTAG
- a CDS encoding MFS transporter, whose amino-acid sequence MEENGQKTARGAHRLPAGVLVLALGVFVIGTGEFVLAGLIPLLAADFALSYGAAGQVVTVFALTCALAAPIMTTVTAKWPRKHVLLTAGVVYLVGAVATALAPTFGFLLAGQIVAAVGTGLFIPNASVTAAGLVAKDAGGRAIAAVVTGFTLAVAFGAPAGTAIGALYGWRITMWLAAGVAVLGVIGVAALIPRSVGVADTGGGLRQRLAPLRDRRVLALLATTLVAFTAVYIPYTYIGAIFAPATNGDGVRLGLLMTTLGVTGAIGNLAAGRLVDRQGGSLVVFFALLWLILSFAIIALTHTVYAWSLAAIGFYGIAAFAITTPQQHRLISHDPDKASVVLSLNQAVLYLAIGVSGIVGAAGIEMVGTDHVAWIAAALAILAIALSTLGRPRTPDPGHHAPLADHDTGTPASASPHLTSDSDSRKNP is encoded by the coding sequence GTGGAAGAGAACGGACAGAAGACCGCCCGCGGAGCACACCGGCTTCCTGCCGGGGTCCTCGTGCTCGCCCTGGGTGTATTCGTCATCGGCACCGGCGAGTTTGTCCTGGCCGGCCTGATCCCGCTGCTCGCCGCTGACTTCGCCCTGAGCTATGGTGCGGCGGGACAGGTGGTGACCGTCTTCGCTCTCACGTGTGCGCTCGCCGCTCCGATCATGACCACGGTGACCGCAAAGTGGCCTCGCAAGCACGTGCTGCTGACCGCTGGTGTGGTGTACCTGGTCGGTGCCGTCGCCACCGCCCTGGCACCGACCTTCGGGTTCTTGCTGGCTGGGCAGATCGTCGCGGCAGTGGGCACCGGCCTGTTCATCCCCAACGCGTCGGTCACCGCCGCGGGGCTGGTCGCCAAGGATGCCGGTGGGCGAGCGATCGCAGCGGTGGTCACCGGGTTCACTCTCGCAGTCGCCTTCGGGGCACCCGCTGGCACCGCGATCGGCGCGCTGTACGGCTGGCGGATCACGATGTGGCTGGCTGCCGGTGTCGCCGTGCTCGGCGTGATCGGCGTGGCAGCACTCATCCCCCGTTCCGTCGGCGTCGCCGACACGGGCGGTGGGCTTCGACAGCGACTGGCACCGCTGCGCGACCGCCGCGTGCTGGCGCTGCTGGCCACCACTCTGGTGGCCTTCACTGCCGTCTACATCCCCTACACCTACATCGGTGCGATCTTCGCCCCGGCGACCAACGGTGACGGGGTACGGCTCGGGCTCCTGATGACCACATTGGGCGTCACCGGCGCCATCGGCAACCTCGCGGCGGGGCGTCTGGTCGACCGGCAAGGCGGCTCATTGGTCGTGTTCTTCGCGTTGCTGTGGTTGATCCTCAGCTTCGCCATCATCGCACTCACCCACACCGTCTACGCCTGGTCACTCGCCGCAATCGGGTTCTACGGCATCGCAGCATTCGCCATCACCACCCCACAACAGCACCGTCTCATTTCTCACGACCCCGATAAGGCCTCGGTGGTGCTGTCGTTGAATCAGGCCGTCCTCTACCTCGCCATCGGTGTCTCGGGAATCGTCGGCGCAGCCGGCATCGAGATGGTGGGGACCGACCATGTGGCCTGGATCGCGGCGGCGCTCGCCATCCTCGCCATCGCCCTCTCGACACTGGGACGACCGCGGACCCCAGATCCAGGTCATCACGCACCTCTCGCCGACCACGACACCGGTACTCCTGCATCAGCATCACCGCACTTAACTTCTGACTCCGACAGCCGGAAAAACCCATAG
- a CDS encoding TetR/AcrR family transcriptional regulator, with the protein MAVKARQRLLAAAGELFYSEGVRAVGLERLLEESGVGRASFYRHFAGKDELVAAMLDDYDAEYRTWLRTRVAELGNEPLAVFDVECSRFFGHEELCCELFDVSVA; encoded by the coding sequence ATGGCGGTCAAAGCGCGGCAGCGGCTCCTGGCGGCGGCCGGGGAGCTCTTCTACTCCGAGGGCGTGCGAGCGGTCGGTCTTGAGCGACTCCTTGAGGAGTCCGGGGTCGGCCGGGCATCGTTCTACCGACACTTTGCAGGCAAGGACGAACTTGTCGCGGCGATGCTCGACGACTATGACGCCGAGTACCGCACCTGGCTGCGGACGCGGGTCGCTGAACTGGGGAATGAGCCGTTAGCGGTGTTCGATGTGGAGTGTTCCCGCTTTTTTGGACACGAAGAATTATGCTGCGAGTTGTTTGATGTGTCGGTAGCCTAG
- a CDS encoding integrase core domain-containing protein, with amino-acid sequence MLQPPIESAQYTSAEFDAFCRKNNVKRSLGRTGICYDNAVAESFFATYKKELIHTRPWPSVDQLKRATFDWIESYYNRQRRHSTNGYLTPKEYELGYRHIKQLAA; translated from the coding sequence GTGTTGCAACCACCGATTGAATCCGCCCAATACACCTCGGCTGAATTCGACGCCTTCTGCCGGAAGAACAATGTCAAACGGTCACTCGGACGGACCGGAATCTGTTATGACAATGCGGTCGCTGAATCATTCTTTGCGACCTACAAGAAAGAACTCATCCACACTCGGCCGTGGCCATCGGTCGACCAACTCAAACGAGCCACCTTCGACTGGATCGAATCCTACTACAATCGCCAACGACGCCATTCGACAAACGGCTACTTGACACCGAAGGAATATGAACTAGGCTACCGACACATCAAACAACTCGCAGCATAA